Proteins encoded by one window of Chelatococcus sp. YT9:
- a CDS encoding helix-turn-helix transcriptional regulator has translation MIDRFSQRVAEIGELIDEAAFNPKRWDDALDVMHLLLPGTQLVLHTRDDSAPGTTPVLLRGWDMAHIERYTRYYAALNPWVPIIAKAPLMVPLWTENTLPSSSFVDSEFYADWLRGAGNAQSATGVKLFQESGRNASIDIHYDIRHMHAYHKSATKLLSTIAPKLRRSIAATRLVQPREMQIDLLGALTDAAFLVDSRCVVRDHNGTAQQLLESAAMVALSSKGQLSLKPRARNDWLQRQVSAACGVGQLDRNLAVQPSSRPFNIVVLPVRESGSALSGIGSLFPPALLALIIFQRREMRNDSSIRNSADKLFRLTPAEQKLISALLDGRSLSEAAQQFGTSRETIRTQLRSIFLKTGTHRQAELVRLLMQ, from the coding sequence ATGATCGACAGGTTCTCACAGCGCGTGGCGGAAATAGGTGAACTCATCGATGAAGCCGCATTCAATCCAAAGCGCTGGGATGATGCCCTGGACGTCATGCATTTACTTTTACCTGGCACGCAGCTCGTCCTTCACACTCGCGATGATTCAGCGCCGGGAACCACGCCCGTTCTGCTGCGTGGCTGGGATATGGCGCATATCGAAAGGTACACTCGGTACTATGCGGCGCTAAATCCCTGGGTTCCTATAATTGCGAAAGCGCCCCTAATGGTGCCGCTTTGGACTGAGAATACGCTGCCATCGTCATCCTTTGTGGATAGTGAATTTTACGCAGACTGGCTTCGTGGCGCCGGCAACGCGCAGAGTGCAACGGGGGTGAAGCTGTTTCAGGAGAGCGGCCGCAACGCCTCGATTGATATCCACTATGACATCCGTCATATGCATGCTTACCATAAGAGCGCGACAAAGCTGCTTTCAACGATTGCACCGAAACTTCGTCGATCCATTGCGGCCACCCGCCTTGTTCAGCCGCGAGAGATGCAGATCGATCTACTCGGGGCCTTAACGGACGCCGCTTTTCTAGTCGATTCCCGTTGTGTGGTGCGTGATCACAATGGCACGGCGCAGCAGCTATTGGAATCCGCAGCTATGGTAGCTTTGTCATCGAAGGGGCAACTGTCCCTTAAGCCGCGGGCTCGGAATGACTGGCTGCAACGGCAAGTCTCCGCGGCATGTGGAGTTGGGCAATTGGACCGCAATCTAGCCGTCCAGCCATCCTCTCGTCCATTCAATATTGTCGTTCTGCCTGTCCGTGAGAGCGGCAGCGCCCTCTCCGGCATTGGCTCACTTTTTCCCCCAGCATTGTTGGCCCTGATCATATTTCAGCGTCGTGAAATGCGGAATGATAGTTCTATACGCAACAGTGCCGATAAGCTCTTTCGCTTAACACCAGCTGAGCAGAAACTGATTTCCGCACTCCTCGATGGCAGATCTCTCTCTGAGGCAGCGCAACAGTTCGGCACTAGCCGAGAGACGATTCGAACTCAACTGCGGTCGATTTTTCTGAAAACTGGTACTCACCGACAGGCGGAATTGGTGCGCCTTCTGATGCAGTGA